A region of Geobacillus sp. 46C-IIa DNA encodes the following proteins:
- a CDS encoding YpoC family protein, whose translation MRVPTEFAHPLFFPDGQMLDKLPAEPFPRLMKHVPFYYDIVRVSPLPWEEIERSLPALVALWREEKEELERCFARRDRRAARGPIVRGVAYLLSALCWLNGRPAANVVRWEEMVAALPHKPANAVERLQFIFRRPDVYPAFVQLRELFIETEKLVCKQMAMKKRTTR comes from the coding sequence GTGCGCGTGCCGACTGAGTTCGCCCATCCGCTCTTTTTCCCGGACGGGCAAATGCTTGACAAGCTTCCGGCTGAACCGTTTCCGCGCCTGATGAAACACGTGCCGTTTTATTACGATATCGTCCGTGTTTCTCCGCTGCCGTGGGAGGAGATCGAACGATCGCTGCCGGCGCTCGTCGCCCTTTGGCGCGAAGAAAAGGAGGAACTCGAGCGCTGCTTCGCCCGCCGCGACCGTCGCGCCGCCCGCGGCCCGATCGTGCGCGGGGTGGCATATTTGCTGTCGGCGCTCTGCTGGCTGAACGGTCGGCCGGCAGCCAATGTGGTCCGTTGGGAGGAGATGGTGGCGGCACTGCCGCATAAACCCGCCAACGCCGTGGAGCGGCTGCAATTTATTTTCCGCCGTCCGGATGTATACCCCGCGTTTGTCCAGCTTCGTGAGCTGTTTATCGAGACAGAGAAGCTCGTTTGCAAACAAATGGCGATGAAAAAACGGACGACCCGATAA
- a CDS encoding transglycosylase domain-containing protein produces MSGEYRSRLERKQAAKQAKQKKAKKKKGASWLKTIAIAILLMIAIGAAGGVAAFAYFVKDAPPLDEAKIKDPLSSTVYDMNGKKVAELGGYKRTYISYKDVPKVLENAVLATEDARFYEHHGIDIVRLAGAVVANIQEGFGAEGGSTITQQVVKMTFLSSKKTLERKAQEAWLALQLEQKYSKHEILEMYLNKIYYSDGIYGVARAAEYYFGKTNLKELTLPEAALLAGMPQSPNRYNPYDHPEAAKKRRDTVLSLMAKHGFISQEEAEKAKQVPIKSMLAERKKPQSSVPYDAFIDEVIKEVTDKANVNVFEDGLKIYTTLDQEAQSYVENLLNSKQYFTNKKDLQSAIALVDTKTGAIRALGGGRNRDDVEFGFNYAIQPVGQPGSAIKPILDYGPAIEYLKWSTAHIIVDEPYTYSNGTPIRNADRDYKGPVTMRYALTWSRNIPALKAFQAVGKERAKEFANRLGMGFDNVEEAYSIGGVARYVSPLQMAGAYSAFGNNGVYTKPYAVTKIVFPDGTEMDLKPKPKRVMQDYTAYMITDMLKSVVRSGTGQSANIPGLELAGKTGTTNYGEDGAKFGLTERDVPDSWFVGYTPNYTAAVWTGFSKRSSTADLSKEEQRISRSLFKALISHIDDGSGEFERPDSVVRLPIKKGTNPPKLASKHTPESEITYELFVRGTQPTEVAKDEPKELPSVKGLIASYDQAANVISVTWSYDEQTDNTLFEVRIKDHQGHTETVTTKDLAVTIANPAPGASYTIAVYAKEGDQISKPAITSVQIPGGGQGDETSPSTPDGANDGEDGGSPDDNDGNHGGDGNNGNNGNDSGDDGGEDGNDDGDADQGGGNNNGGATTPTTPVTPLTKSGNGLGVKIGNRQ; encoded by the coding sequence ATGTCTGGTGAATATCGTTCTCGTTTGGAACGAAAGCAGGCAGCGAAACAGGCGAAACAAAAGAAGGCGAAAAAGAAAAAAGGAGCATCGTGGTTGAAAACGATCGCCATTGCCATATTGCTTATGATCGCCATCGGAGCGGCGGGCGGCGTAGCGGCGTTCGCCTACTTCGTCAAGGACGCCCCCCCGCTCGATGAGGCGAAGATTAAAGACCCGCTCTCTTCAACCGTATACGATATGAACGGGAAAAAAGTCGCCGAACTTGGCGGTTACAAGCGAACGTACATTTCATATAAAGACGTGCCGAAAGTGCTCGAAAACGCGGTGTTGGCAACGGAGGACGCCCGCTTTTACGAACATCACGGCATCGATATCGTCCGCTTAGCTGGCGCTGTCGTCGCCAATATTCAAGAAGGATTCGGGGCGGAAGGCGGCAGCACGATCACCCAGCAGGTGGTGAAAATGACGTTCCTGTCATCGAAAAAAACGTTGGAACGGAAAGCGCAAGAAGCGTGGCTCGCCCTGCAGCTTGAGCAAAAATATTCGAAGCATGAAATTTTAGAAATGTACTTGAACAAAATTTATTATTCGGACGGCATTTACGGCGTCGCTCGGGCGGCGGAATATTACTTCGGCAAGACGAATTTAAAAGAGTTGACGCTCCCGGAAGCGGCGCTCTTAGCCGGCATGCCGCAAAGCCCGAACCGATACAATCCGTACGACCATCCGGAGGCGGCGAAAAAACGGCGCGATACCGTTTTATCGCTCATGGCGAAACACGGCTTCATCAGCCAAGAAGAAGCGGAGAAGGCGAAACAAGTGCCGATCAAATCGATGCTTGCTGAGCGGAAAAAACCGCAAAGCTCCGTGCCGTATGACGCCTTTATTGACGAAGTGATCAAAGAAGTGACCGACAAAGCGAACGTCAACGTCTTTGAAGACGGGTTGAAAATTTACACAACGCTTGATCAAGAGGCGCAGTCGTACGTCGAAAACTTATTAAACTCGAAGCAATACTTTACTAATAAAAAAGACTTGCAGTCGGCCATCGCCCTCGTCGATACGAAAACAGGCGCCATTCGCGCCTTAGGCGGCGGACGCAACCGCGACGACGTCGAGTTCGGCTTCAACTATGCCATTCAGCCGGTCGGCCAGCCTGGTTCGGCGATTAAACCGATTTTAGACTACGGACCGGCCATTGAATATTTAAAATGGTCAACCGCGCACATCATCGTTGACGAGCCGTACACGTATTCAAACGGCACACCGATCCGCAATGCCGACCGGGATTACAAAGGACCGGTGACGATGCGCTATGCGCTCACCTGGTCGCGCAACATCCCGGCGTTAAAGGCGTTCCAAGCGGTCGGCAAGGAACGAGCGAAAGAGTTTGCCAACCGGCTTGGCATGGGCTTTGATAACGTAGAGGAGGCATACTCGATCGGCGGGGTCGCTCGCTATGTGTCGCCGCTGCAAATGGCTGGCGCTTACAGCGCCTTCGGCAACAATGGTGTGTACACAAAGCCGTATGCGGTGACGAAAATCGTCTTCCCCGACGGCACGGAAATGGATTTAAAGCCGAAGCCGAAACGAGTCATGCAAGACTACACAGCATATATGATTACCGATATGTTGAAATCGGTCGTCCGCTCCGGTACAGGACAAAGCGCCAACATTCCGGGGCTTGAGCTGGCCGGCAAGACGGGGACGACCAACTACGGCGAGGATGGCGCCAAATTTGGCCTCACGGAACGCGACGTTCCAGACAGCTGGTTCGTTGGCTACACACCGAACTATACCGCCGCTGTCTGGACCGGTTTTAGCAAACGAAGCAGCACCGCAGATCTCAGCAAGGAAGAACAAAGAATTTCGCGCTCGCTCTTTAAAGCGCTCATCTCGCACATTGACGACGGCAGCGGGGAATTTGAGCGGCCGGACAGCGTAGTGAGACTGCCGATTAAAAAAGGCACGAATCCGCCAAAACTGGCAAGCAAACATACGCCGGAAAGCGAAATTACGTATGAGCTGTTCGTGCGCGGCACTCAACCGACAGAAGTAGCCAAAGACGAACCGAAAGAGCTGCCATCGGTCAAAGGCTTAATCGCCTCGTATGACCAAGCCGCCAATGTGATTTCTGTCACTTGGTCGTACGATGAACAGACCGACAATACGCTCTTTGAAGTGCGCATCAAAGATCACCAAGGCCATACGGAAACGGTGACAACGAAAGACTTGGCTGTAACGATCGCGAACCCGGCGCCAGGCGCTTCGTACACGATTGCCGTCTACGCGAAAGAGGGCGACCAGATCAGCAAGCCGGCAATCACAAGCGTCCAGATCCCTGGCGGCGGGCAAGGCGATGAAACGAGCCCATCAACACCGGACGGAGCAAACGATGGCGAGGATGGCGGTTCCCCTGATGACAACGACGGCAATCACGGGGGCGATGGAAATAACGGGAACAATGGAAACGACAGCGGCGATGACGGTGGGGAAGATGGCAATGATGACGGAGACGCCGATCAAGGAGGCGGCAATAATAATGGCGGTGCAACCACGCCGACGACGCCAGTCACTCCACTGACGAAAAGCGGAAACGGTCTCGGCGTGAAAATCGGAAACCGTCAATAA
- the recU gene encoding Holliday junction resolvase RecU yields the protein MALKYPGGKEYRGNKPSAARRPMAADYANRGMTLEEDLNATNEYYREHGIAVVHKKPTPVQIVRVDYPKRSAAVIKEAYFRQASTTDYNGVYRGKYIDFEAKETRNKTAFPLKNFHAHQIRHMEQVIAHGGICFAILRFSALNETYLLDASHLIACWNEQEAGGRKSIPKREIERCGHYIPLGYQPRIDYISVVENVYFTV from the coding sequence ATGGCACTCAAATACCCGGGCGGAAAAGAGTATCGCGGAAACAAGCCGAGCGCGGCGCGCCGGCCGATGGCGGCCGATTACGCCAACCGCGGCATGACGCTCGAAGAAGACTTAAACGCGACGAATGAATATTACCGGGAGCACGGCATCGCCGTCGTCCATAAAAAACCGACCCCGGTGCAAATCGTCCGCGTCGACTACCCGAAACGGAGCGCCGCTGTCATTAAAGAGGCGTACTTCCGACAGGCGTCAACGACCGACTACAACGGCGTCTACCGCGGCAAATACATCGACTTTGAAGCGAAGGAAACAAGGAACAAAACGGCGTTTCCGCTGAAAAATTTCCATGCCCACCAAATCCGCCATATGGAACAAGTCATCGCCCATGGCGGCATTTGCTTTGCCATTTTGCGCTTTTCTGCGCTGAATGAAACGTACTTGCTTGATGCCTCCCATTTAATCGCCTGCTGGAACGAACAAGAAGCTGGCGGGCGGAAGTCGATTCCGAAACGGGAGATCGAGCGGTGCGGGCATTACATCCCGCTTGGCTACCAGCCGAGAATTGATTATATTAGTGTAGTAGAAAACGTGTACTTCACCGTGTAA
- a CDS encoding DUF1798 family protein, with translation MEEELKVLTEQLHEYNERLLAIARRARARNQEPDFFAEVKPFAEEVQAAAERWKAAAFRWIRQAQPKYVHERQIEAAVDQMAKLSVEAFYPSVPERRIKQYSQSVAYTLALVRERLGETS, from the coding sequence ATGGAAGAAGAGCTGAAAGTGCTGACGGAACAGCTTCATGAGTACAATGAACGGCTGTTGGCGATCGCCCGGCGCGCCCGCGCGCGGAATCAAGAGCCCGACTTTTTTGCTGAAGTCAAACCGTTCGCGGAGGAAGTGCAGGCGGCCGCCGAACGGTGGAAAGCGGCCGCTTTCCGCTGGATTCGCCAAGCGCAGCCGAAATACGTTCACGAGCGGCAAATTGAAGCGGCGGTCGATCAGATGGCAAAACTGAGCGTGGAGGCATTTTATCCGTCCGTCCCAGAGCGCCGCATCAAACAGTACAGCCAGTCCGTTGCGTATACGCTCGCCCTTGTCAGAGAGCGGCTTGGCGAAACAAGCTAG
- a CDS encoding YppF family protein, which yields MSIAELKYKFMAVKHCEPAEANELLDFARRLYLRGEISLAEYRDLVRELEKAGACQPDEAGEYAGL from the coding sequence ATGAGCATTGCTGAATTGAAATATAAGTTCATGGCGGTCAAACATTGCGAACCGGCTGAGGCGAACGAACTGCTCGATTTTGCCCGCCGCCTTTATTTGCGCGGGGAGATTTCGCTCGCCGAGTACCGCGACTTAGTGCGCGAGTTGGAAAAAGCCGGCGCCTGTCAGCCGGATGAAGCAGGAGAATACGCCGGACTGTAG
- a CDS encoding YppG family protein, whose translation MYRYPRPVSPPPVHGPYSLGGHWPYYDHWPSYIPSAPAHWSYASPFHASMPSHPTPYPKPGPLLPPPRPSFLAQFKNNDGTYDINKMMSTMGQMINTVNQVNSMLKGLLSTFKK comes from the coding sequence ATGTACCGCTATCCGCGCCCGGTTTCGCCGCCGCCCGTTCATGGGCCATACAGTCTAGGCGGTCATTGGCCTTATTACGACCATTGGCCTTCATACATTCCGTCCGCGCCCGCTCACTGGTCCTACGCTTCGCCATTCCATGCCTCCATGCCTTCGCACCCGACGCCGTACCCGAAGCCGGGGCCGCTGCTGCCGCCACCGCGCCCGTCTTTTCTTGCCCAGTTTAAAAACAACGACGGGACGTACGATATTAACAAAATGATGAGCACGATGGGGCAGATGATCAATACGGTCAACCAAGTGAACAGCATGTTAAAAGGGCTGCTCAGCACGTTTAAAAAATGA
- a CDS encoding sigma-G-dependent sporulation-specific acid-soluble spore protein CsgA, translating to MEQTLAYLREILSNYLDSHDDTPKRIYKKLISKPYRGEGEFVRDLTQEESAFLDRILPHEICYAMDERDYERVYQLNEVYELLM from the coding sequence ATGGAACAAACGCTCGCCTATTTGCGGGAAATTTTGTCTAACTACTTGGATAGCCACGATGACACGCCAAAACGCATCTACAAAAAGCTGATCAGCAAACCGTACCGGGGCGAGGGGGAGTTTGTCCGCGACTTGACGCAAGAGGAGAGCGCTTTTTTGGACCGCATTTTGCCCCATGAAATCTGCTACGCGATGGATGAGCGCGATTACGAGCGCGTCTATCAGCTGAATGAAGTGTACGAGCTGCTTATGTAA
- a CDS encoding Hsp20/alpha crystallin family protein, giving the protein MNEPFQPPAGGGGDHPFHHLRKMVNQWFDERPLQKLLETLDDYFAQTFAEAYIPVEVKETKRDYQIIVRLPEIKREQISLQWHEDGLQLVIDHQETIESADDNGHVYERRQARRRVTRVIPFPYPVAEHEVKASFQNGTLIIRLPQKRKYIDIE; this is encoded by the coding sequence ATGAATGAACCGTTTCAACCGCCGGCCGGCGGAGGAGGGGATCACCCGTTCCACCATTTGCGGAAAATGGTGAATCAATGGTTTGATGAACGGCCGCTGCAAAAATTGCTTGAAACGCTTGATGACTACTTCGCGCAAACATTTGCTGAAGCGTACATCCCGGTCGAGGTGAAAGAAACGAAACGCGATTACCAAATCATCGTCCGGCTGCCCGAGATCAAGCGGGAGCAAATCAGCTTGCAATGGCACGAAGACGGACTGCAACTCGTCATCGATCATCAGGAAACCATCGAATCGGCCGACGACAACGGTCATGTATACGAGCGGCGGCAGGCGCGGCGGCGCGTGACGAGGGTGATTCCGTTTCCATATCCGGTTGCCGAACATGAGGTGAAAGCGTCGTTCCAAAACGGCACGCTCATCATCCGGCTGCCGCAAAAGCGAAAATACATTGACATTGAGTAA
- a CDS encoding response regulator transcription factor, producing the protein MNGRILLLEDETGLARFLELDLTHEGFDVHVCGDGREGLELALSEPWDLILLDVMLPSLNGMEVCRRIRAAKPTPIIMITARDSVFDRVMGLDNGADDYIVKPFAIEELLARIRALFRRVRPEPDGQVLVFKDLVVDMQARMVKKGDAFIELTKREYDLLVAFMQNINVVLTRDVLLEKVWGFDTEVETNVVDVYVRYLRQKLDEHDKERYIQTVRGAGYVMRP; encoded by the coding sequence ATGAACGGAAGGATTTTATTGCTGGAAGATGAAACGGGGTTGGCTCGATTTTTGGAGCTTGACTTGACACATGAAGGATTCGATGTGCATGTGTGCGGGGATGGGCGTGAAGGGCTTGAACTCGCTCTTTCGGAACCGTGGGATCTCATCTTGCTTGATGTCATGCTGCCGAGTTTAAACGGCATGGAAGTTTGCCGCCGCATTCGGGCGGCGAAACCGACGCCGATTATCATGATCACGGCGCGCGACAGCGTATTTGACCGCGTCATGGGATTGGATAACGGAGCGGATGACTATATCGTCAAGCCGTTTGCCATTGAAGAGCTTCTCGCCCGCATCCGCGCTTTGTTTCGCCGCGTTCGTCCTGAACCGGACGGACAAGTGTTGGTGTTTAAAGACTTAGTCGTCGATATGCAGGCGCGCATGGTCAAAAAAGGGGATGCATTTATTGAGTTGACGAAACGGGAATACGATTTGCTCGTCGCCTTTATGCAAAATATCAATGTCGTGTTGACGCGCGACGTGCTGCTTGAGAAAGTATGGGGGTTTGACACCGAAGTGGAGACGAACGTTGTCGACGTTTATGTCCGCTATTTGCGGCAAAAGCTTGACGAACATGACAAAGAACGGTACATCCAAACGGTGCGCGGCGCAGGATATGTGATGCGGCCATGA
- a CDS encoding ATP-binding protein → MKRLRLHRLSLKGKLTVLSAGAIFITYFVFTFLQYHIVRQWLLNEEEKTMEQTVAEIETYYAEKRNVSWEDIRRSRSFLEKLNERYQLIRVTDRDGNVIVSVSNGAAVSLWPSGVPDKLKMDEHFINNEQFLLLRQPLHVGNLSGTIEIARRLTKFQQVTNTMFVIMTVIGLAAMAASALAGRLVAQSFIRPLKTLAKTMADIKNNGLKQRIDVPSARDEIAELMQMFNSMMNEIERSFALQRQFVGDASHELRTPLAILQGHLSLLQRWGKHNPEILEESLEAAVKEAERLKRLVLELLDLSRAEAMEVPKEIAPTDAAAAIGQIVKNFRVLHPDFQFIVDQPEKPLARVAITKHHFEQLLFILLDNAVKYSQRVKKIALSLREEESFVTVAIRDYGIGIPQEELKNVFLRFYRVDKARSREQGGAGLGLSIAKEMIDKYGGQITMESEVGRGTTVKLAIPKAE, encoded by the coding sequence ATGAAGCGGCTTCGCCTCCATCGTCTGTCGTTGAAAGGGAAGCTGACCGTTTTATCCGCTGGGGCGATTTTTATCACGTATTTTGTTTTTACGTTTTTGCAATACCATATTGTGCGGCAATGGCTGCTCAATGAAGAAGAAAAAACGATGGAACAAACTGTGGCGGAAATTGAAACTTATTACGCCGAAAAACGTAATGTATCATGGGAAGATATTCGCCGTAGCCGTTCGTTTCTCGAAAAACTGAACGAGCGCTATCAGCTCATTCGCGTCACCGACCGCGACGGCAACGTCATCGTCTCGGTTTCCAACGGCGCAGCGGTGTCGCTGTGGCCGAGCGGCGTGCCTGACAAGCTGAAAATGGATGAACATTTCATCAACAATGAGCAGTTTTTGCTGCTTCGCCAACCGCTTCATGTCGGAAACTTGTCCGGGACGATTGAAATTGCCCGTCGGCTGACGAAATTCCAACAAGTGACGAACACGATGTTTGTCATCATGACGGTGATCGGCTTGGCGGCCATGGCAGCGAGCGCGCTCGCCGGACGGCTTGTGGCGCAAAGCTTCATTCGGCCGTTGAAAACGTTGGCGAAAACGATGGCCGACATCAAAAACAACGGGCTGAAGCAGCGCATCGATGTGCCTTCAGCGCGCGACGAGATCGCCGAGCTCATGCAGATGTTCAACAGCATGATGAACGAAATTGAACGTTCATTTGCCTTGCAGCGGCAGTTTGTTGGGGATGCGTCCCATGAATTGCGGACGCCGCTCGCCATTTTACAAGGCCATCTTTCTTTGTTGCAGCGATGGGGCAAGCACAATCCAGAGATTTTGGAAGAATCGCTTGAGGCGGCGGTGAAAGAGGCGGAACGGTTGAAGCGCCTCGTTCTTGAGCTGCTTGACCTATCGCGCGCCGAGGCGATGGAAGTGCCAAAAGAGATCGCGCCCACTGATGCCGCCGCGGCCATCGGGCAAATCGTGAAAAATTTCCGCGTCTTGCATCCGGATTTTCAATTTATTGTTGACCAACCGGAGAAACCGCTGGCGCGTGTGGCGATCACCAAACATCATTTTGAACAATTGCTGTTCATTTTGCTTGACAATGCGGTAAAATATTCTCAACGGGTCAAAAAAATCGCTCTTTCGCTGCGCGAGGAAGAATCGTTTGTCACGGTCGCCATCCGCGATTATGGCATCGGTATCCCGCAGGAAGAACTGAAAAACGTCTTTTTGCGTTTTTATCGCGTCGACAAGGCGCGCAGCCGCGAACAGGGCGGAGCCGGGCTCGGTCTTTCGATCGCCAAGGAAATGATCGATAAATACGGCGGGCAAATTACGATGGAAAGCGAAGTCGGCCGAGGAACAACGGTTAAGCTCGCCATTCCGAAAGCGGAATAG
- a CDS encoding glycerol-3-phosphate responsive antiterminator, with the protein MEMRQPIVPAMKTMKQFDAFLASGYEIGVLLEVHIAQLKSIFDYARRHGKRLIIHADLVQGLSHDEHAAEYLCQEFRPHGLISTKASVIMKARQKHVLAVQRIFLLDSHALEKSYQLIAKTNPDYIEVIPGAMPHIIREVKERTGKPIYAGGLIRTPDDVKQALEAGAAAVTTSNEALWRHYDRRHDE; encoded by the coding sequence ATGGAAATGAGACAACCAATTGTTCCGGCTATGAAAACGATGAAGCAGTTTGATGCCTTTTTGGCGAGCGGCTACGAAATCGGGGTGTTGCTCGAAGTACATATCGCCCAGCTCAAAAGCATCTTCGATTATGCGCGTCGACACGGCAAGCGGCTCATCATCCACGCCGATTTAGTGCAAGGGCTGAGCCATGATGAACATGCGGCGGAATACCTTTGCCAAGAGTTTCGCCCGCATGGCCTCATTTCGACGAAGGCGAGCGTCATTATGAAGGCGCGGCAAAAGCACGTCCTCGCCGTGCAACGCATCTTTTTGCTTGATTCGCACGCTTTAGAGAAAAGCTACCAGCTGATCGCCAAAACAAATCCCGACTATATTGAAGTCATCCCGGGCGCGATGCCCCACATCATCCGGGAGGTGAAGGAGCGGACCGGAAAGCCGATTTACGCCGGCGGGCTCATTCGCACCCCGGACGATGTCAAGCAGGCGCTAGAAGCCGGCGCCGCAGCGGTGACGACGTCAAACGAAGCGCTCTGGCGCCACTACGACCGGCGCCACGATGAGTAG
- a CDS encoding glycerol-3-phosphate dehydrogenase/oxidase: MMFSSRRRSELLNAMGEKTYDVLVIGGGITGGGIALDAVSRGMQTALVEMQDFAAGTSSRSTKLVHGGLRYLKQFEVKMVAEVGRERAIVYENGPHVTTPEWMLLPIYRGGTFGKWSTSVGLWLYDRLAGVKPSERRTMLNARKTLKKEPLLKRDGLLGGGYYVEYRTDDARLTIEVIKKAVELGADAVNYTKAEQFLYDDRGRIIGARCRDLLGGRVYDIRAKKVVNAAGPWVDALRDKDGSKTGKHLQLTKGVHIVIDQKRFPLKQAVYFDTPDGRMVFAIPRDGKTYVGTTDTFYDSDPAHPTMTEEDRDYLLKAIEYMFPSVGITAADVESSWAGVRPLIYEEGKDPSEISRKDEIWTSPSGLITIAGGKLTGYRKMAETVVDLVAKQLEKEERKTFRPCQTKQLPISGGDVGGSHELSAFIAKKAEEATRYGLTKEAGARLAKQYGTNVDRLFALSRQYDRSSSLTRETFVRLVYAIEEEMAVKPTDYFIRRTGALLFDIDSVRREKEAVVAFMARHLGWTGEERDMYEKELDKELLQAVLEEKDQN; this comes from the coding sequence ATGATGTTTTCAAGCAGACGGCGAAGTGAGTTGTTGAACGCCATGGGGGAAAAAACGTACGATGTACTTGTCATCGGTGGGGGAATCACTGGCGGAGGCATCGCTCTTGATGCCGTTTCGCGCGGCATGCAAACAGCGCTTGTCGAAATGCAAGATTTCGCCGCCGGGACATCGAGCCGCTCGACGAAGCTCGTTCACGGAGGCTTGCGCTATTTAAAACAATTCGAAGTGAAAATGGTCGCCGAAGTCGGGCGCGAACGGGCGATCGTTTACGAAAACGGCCCGCACGTTACGACGCCGGAATGGATGCTGCTGCCGATTTACCGCGGCGGGACGTTCGGCAAGTGGAGCACATCGGTCGGCCTTTGGCTGTACGACCGGCTGGCCGGCGTCAAGCCAAGCGAGCGGCGGACGATGCTTAATGCCCGGAAGACGTTGAAAAAAGAACCGCTCTTAAAGCGTGATGGGCTCCTTGGCGGCGGCTATTACGTCGAATACCGGACCGACGACGCCCGCTTGACGATCGAAGTAATCAAAAAAGCAGTCGAACTCGGCGCCGACGCCGTCAACTATACAAAGGCCGAACAGTTTTTATACGATGACCGCGGCCGCATCATCGGCGCCCGCTGCCGCGACCTGCTCGGCGGACGAGTGTATGACATCCGCGCCAAAAAAGTCGTCAATGCTGCTGGACCATGGGTTGATGCGCTGCGCGACAAAGACGGTTCGAAAACCGGCAAACACCTCCAACTGACCAAAGGCGTCCACATCGTCATCGACCAAAAGCGGTTTCCGCTCAAGCAAGCCGTTTATTTTGACACCCCGGACGGCCGGATGGTGTTTGCCATTCCGCGCGATGGAAAAACGTATGTCGGCACGACCGATACGTTTTACGACAGCGACCCCGCCCATCCGACGATGACGGAAGAAGACCGCGATTACTTATTGAAAGCCATCGAGTATATGTTCCCGTCGGTCGGCATTACTGCCGCCGATGTCGAGTCGAGCTGGGCCGGCGTCCGCCCGCTCATCTATGAAGAGGGGAAAGATCCGTCGGAAATTTCCCGGAAAGACGAAATTTGGACATCGCCATCCGGGCTCATTACGATCGCCGGAGGCAAGCTGACCGGCTACCGGAAAATGGCGGAAACGGTCGTTGATCTTGTCGCCAAGCAGCTCGAAAAAGAGGAGCGGAAAACGTTCCGTCCATGCCAGACGAAACAGCTGCCGATCTCCGGCGGCGATGTCGGCGGCTCGCACGAGTTGTCGGCGTTTATCGCCAAAAAAGCGGAAGAGGCAACGCGTTATGGATTAACGAAAGAAGCGGGAGCGCGGCTCGCGAAACAATACGGCACGAACGTTGATCGGTTGTTTGCTTTAAGCAGGCAATACGACCGCTCGTCTAGTTTAACGCGGGAGACGTTTGTCCGCCTCGTTTATGCGATCGAGGAAGAAATGGCTGTCAAACCGACCGACTACTTCATCCGCCGCACCGGGGCGCTGTTGTTTGACATCGATTCGGTCCGGCGGGAGAAAGAGGCAGTTGTGGCGTTTATGGCGCGGCATTTGGGGTGGACGGGGGAAGAGCGGGACATGTATGAGAAAGAACTCGACAAGGAACTGCTGCAGGCGGTATTGGAGGAGAAGGATCAGAATTAG